The following proteins are co-located in the Microplitis demolitor isolate Queensland-Clemson2020A chromosome 5, iyMicDemo2.1a, whole genome shotgun sequence genome:
- the LOC103579502 gene encoding charged multivesicular body protein 5: protein MNRLFGRAKPKEPGPSLSDCIAGVDSRADAAEKKIHNLDIELKKCKDQMMKMRDGPSKNAIKTKALRILKQRKMYENQVSNLRQQAFNMDQTNYATQTLKDTQITVAAMKDGVKQMQKEFKNINIDNIEDVQDDLADMLEQADEVQEALGRSYGTPEIDDDELAAELDALGDDLALDTDTSYLDDAISAPSAPDKEPGIASIKNKDGVLVDEFGLPQIPAS, encoded by the exons atgaatcgaTTGTTCGGACGCGCAAAACCCAAAGAACCTGGTCCGAGTCTCAGTGATTGTATTGCAGGA gTCGACAGCAGAGCAGATgcagctgaaaaaaaaattcataatttagatatcgaattaaaaaaatgcaaagaCCAGATGATGAAAATGAGAGATGGCCCATCTAAGAACGCAATTAAAACCAAAGCCTTGAGAATATTGAAACAGCGTAAAATGTATGAAAACCAGGTCTCTAACTTGAGACAACAGGCTTTTAATATGGACCAGACTAATTATGCCACTCAAACTCTCAAAGATACTCAGATCACTGTAGCAGCTATGAAAGATGGAGTGAAACAAATGcagaaagaatttaaaaacataaatattgataacatTGAG gaTGTCCAAGATGACTTGGCAGACATGTTAGAGCAAGCTGATGAAGTCCAGGAAGCTCTAGGTCGTAGCTACGGCACACCTGAGATAGATGATGATGAACTTGCCGCTGAGTTGGATGCTCTAGGCGATGATCTTGCCCTGGATACTGATACTTCTTACTTGGATGACGCTATTTCTGCTCCCAGTGCTCCGGACAAAGAACCTGGCATCGCTTCTATCAAGAACAAG gaTGGAGTCCTGGTTGATGAATTCGGATTACCGCAAATACCTGCCAGctaa
- the LOC103579503 gene encoding tubulin epsilon chain produces MSEFICVQVGQCGNQIGSAFWPLALHEYGVETSSGGVNQLKISKDHKKNVDDLADAFHSFFYVPENSGNLSFKRIFDLTAAKVKARAVLIDMEDSVVSRFKQGPLRNLFDQTCTVTNYPGSGNNWAVGYYTHGMNYHDKIQETIRRTAERCDSLHGFLLTHSLGGGTGSGLGTATLSLLQDDYPHVDKFLSSVYPAAAQDVITAPYNVLLATKELIDNATCVFPADNGALLDICNSQICKKDNVDQLNYNATCKPFQDMNSIIVNMLLHLTSGARFPGSLNTDMNDLATNLVPYPQLHYIFSSVSPISMTAPKLLIAKKTKVQDELFMNAWSRSHQLIKLDPFNQKSVIISAGHIARGNCSMDDMRRNIQRFQNKAKFTPWSKEVMKIGLCAVPPAGHSASLLCLLNSTSMRLMFKNIINQFDKLYQRKAHVHHYLQVDGFDVENFYEARESIKVICDRYKEVELQKPQNIPRLKVN; encoded by the exons ATGAGTGAGTTTATATGTGTTCAAG ttggaCAATGCGGAAATCAAATAGGAAGTGCATTTTGGCCGTTAGCACTACACGAATATGGTGTAGAAACATCAAGTGGTGGCgtaaatcaattgaaaatttcaaaagatcataaaaaaaatgtcgacGATCTGGCTGATGCatttcatagttttttttatgtaccaGAAAACTCGggaaatttatcttttaagcGAATATTCGATTTGACTGCCGCCAAAGTTAAAGCGcga gCTGTTTTGATCGATATGGAAGACAGCGTAGTATCAAGATTCAAACAAGGCCCTTTGAGAAATTTATTCGACCAAACTTGCACTGTTACAAATTACCCTGGCTCGGGTAAcaattg ggCTGTCGGATACTACACTCACGGTATGAATTATCACGATAAGATTCAAGAGACGATAAGAAGAACAGCTGAACGCTGTGACAGCCTTCACGGTTTCTTGTTAACGCATTCTCTGGGTGGTGGAACGGGATCTGGTTTAGGAACAGCGACTTTGAGTCTTCTGCAAGATGACTACCCACATGTTGACAAATTTCTGTCGAGCGTTTATCCAGCAGCAGCTCAAGATGTCATTACTGCACCTTACAATGTTTTGTTAGCAACCAAAGAACTTATTGATAATGCAACTTGTGTTTTTCCGGCAGACAATGGAGCGCTGCTAGATATTTGTAACTCACAAATTTGTAAAAAGGATAACGTTGatcagttaaattataatgccACGTGCAAACCCTTCCAAGATATGAACagtattattgtaaatatgttACTCCATTTAACGAG CGGAGCGCGTTTTCCAGGAAGTTTGAATACTGACATGAATGATTTAGCGACAAATCTTGTACCTTATCCacaattacattatatatttagtagtgTCAGTCCAATATCTATGACTGCTCCTAAATTATTAATCGCTAAGAAAACTAA GGTACAAGACGAATTATTCATGAATGCATGGTCACGTTCGcatcaattgataaaattagatCCATTTAATCAAAAGTCTGTGATAATTTCTGCTGGTCATATTGCCAGAGGTAACTGTTCAATGGATGACATGAGAAGAAATATCCAaag atttcaGAACAAAGCAAAATTTACACCATGGAGTAAAGAAGTTATGAAAATCGGATTATGTGCAGTTCCACCAGCAGGTCACTCTGCGTCTCTCCTATGTCTTCTCAACTCAACATCAATGCGGCTGatgttcaaaaatataatcaatcaATTTGACAAACTGTACCAGCGCAAAGCCCACGTCCATCATTACTTACAAGTCGACGGGTTCgacgttgaaaatttttacgaaGCGAGAGAAAGTATAAAAGTAATTTGCGATCGGTACAAAGAAGTCGAGCTACAAAAGCCTCAAAATATTCCCCGacttaaagttaattaa
- the LOC103579557 gene encoding uncharacterized protein LOC103579557, with protein sequence MKSIVILVAFATVVAGKDIAAVSKLTPNNATNNVSGTVTLFQRGNGPVVVTGIITGLKPGKHGFHVHEFGNITNGCDSAGEHYNPTNQTHGAPTDYIRHVGDLGNVETDDNGVTEIYIVDDVISLTGPYSIIGRSFVVHVGEDDYGRGGTHESCTGGSSGQRASCGVIGIGSP encoded by the exons ATGAAATCAATCGTTATATTAGTGGCCTTTGCCACTGTCGTAGCTGGTAAAGATATTGCTGCAGTTTCGAAGCTAACCCCAAACAACGCTACTAACAATGTCAGTGGGACTGTTACACTTTTTCAAAGGGGTAATGGGCCCGTAGTTGTGACTGGAATAATCACTGGACTGAAACCGGGAAAACACGGGTTCCATGTTCATGAGTTTGGAAATATTACCAATGGTTGTGATAGCGCTGGTGAACACTACAATCCTACaaac caaaCACATGGAGCACCAACAGATTATATAAGACATGTTGGTGATCTTGGAAATGTTGAAACTGACGATAATGGTGTTactgaaatatatattgttgatGATGTGATTTCTCTAACTGGACCATATAGTATCATTGGACGTTCTTTCGTTGTTCATGTGGGTGAAGATGATTACGGCAGAGGAGGAACTCACGAATCGTGCACAGGCGGATCTTCTGGACAACGTGCGAGCTGTGGAGTCATTGGAATTGGAtccccttaa